A region of Allocoleopsis franciscana PCC 7113 DNA encodes the following proteins:
- a CDS encoding response regulator transcription factor → MSAQLLLVDDEPGVRVSVKEYLQEVGGFDVQVASNADEAWQMLQRKTPDLVISDVMMPKVDGYQFLKQLRDDPRFKTLPVVFLTARGMTSDRIQGYHAGVDAYLPKPFDPDELVAIVENLLGRRTANAGEASTSTELEQIAQEIATIRAMLDQRPGIAQTPPPIRIDFTPREQSVLDLVAEGLMNKEIARRLETSVRNVEKYVSRLFSKTGTNSRTELVRYALEHGLTK, encoded by the coding sequence ATGTCAGCACAACTGTTACTGGTAGATGATGAGCCAGGAGTACGGGTATCGGTCAAAGAATACCTACAAGAAGTTGGGGGTTTTGATGTACAGGTTGCCAGTAATGCCGATGAAGCATGGCAGATGTTGCAACGCAAAACACCAGACCTTGTGATTTCTGACGTCATGATGCCCAAAGTTGATGGGTATCAGTTTCTGAAACAGTTACGTGATGACCCCCGGTTTAAAACTCTGCCAGTGGTCTTTCTCACCGCCAGAGGGATGACTTCAGACCGAATTCAGGGTTATCACGCGGGGGTTGATGCCTATTTGCCGAAGCCGTTTGACCCGGATGAATTAGTCGCGATTGTTGAGAACTTATTGGGACGCCGCACTGCTAATGCTGGAGAGGCATCAACCAGTACCGAACTAGAGCAAATTGCTCAGGAAATTGCGACAATTCGAGCCATGTTAGACCAAAGACCGGGCATTGCTCAAACCCCTCCCCCCATTCGCATTGATTTTACGCCGCGAGAGCAGAGTGTTTTAGATTTGGTGGCAGAAGGATTGATGAATAAAGAAATCGCCCGACGCTTAGAGACTAGTGTCCGCAATGTTGAGAAGTATGTCAGCCGCTTATTTAGCAAAACGGGAACCAACAGTCGCACGGAGTTGGTTCGTTACGCTTTGGAACATGGCTTAACCAAGTGA
- a CDS encoding Uma2 family endonuclease, with product MQLQTQKRSYSPEEYLELEEAAEFKSEYQDGDIVPMTGGTTNHNKIALNFAANLKFGLKGQKYDIYIGDVRLWIPRYRQYTYPDVMVIQGQPTYTGTNTTTVMNPLLIAEVLSKSTKNYDQGDKFLYYRSIPELREYILIDQSQYHLMQYVKTAEGQWLFTEFEAEDSVFSLQSVDFKIAFSELYERINFAEGED from the coding sequence ATGCAACTACAAACACAGAAACGCTCCTACTCTCCAGAAGAATATTTAGAACTTGAGGAAGCGGCTGAATTCAAAAGTGAATACCAAGATGGAGATATCGTTCCTATGACAGGAGGGACAACGAATCACAACAAAATTGCTCTGAATTTTGCTGCTAACTTGAAGTTTGGTTTAAAAGGGCAAAAATACGATATCTATATTGGTGATGTACGGTTATGGATACCTCGTTATCGTCAGTACACTTATCCAGATGTGATGGTAATCCAGGGCCAACCTACCTATACAGGAACGAATACTACGACTGTGATGAATCCATTGCTGATTGCTGAGGTGTTATCGAAGTCTACTAAAAATTACGACCAAGGCGATAAATTTTTGTATTATCGGTCAATTCCTGAGTTGAGGGAATATATTTTAATCGACCAATCTCAATATCATCTGATGCAGTATGTGAAAACGGCTGAGGGGCAATGGCTGTTTACTGAGTTTGAAGCAGAAGATTCGGTATTCTCTCTCCAATCGGTCGATTTTAAAATTGCTTTTAGCGAACTTTACGAAAGGATTAATTTTGCAGAAGGTGAGGATTGA
- a CDS encoding tetratricopeptide repeat protein produces the protein MSQNSQNISPSAVSSPALPYFYDTIPQSGISQFVGRDKELETLHQLLQEHDQVAVTGISGIGKTELAIHYAKANLNHYTGGICWLFARSDLGVQIVEFSLLHFPNFTIPDKLTPTTQVQYCWQYWQSLLVSPSQQGNGEVLIIIDNLTDYSQIQSYLPLSSSGFKVLITTRLQLKQPVQMLSLDVLSPPAAWELLASHIGKYRVKDTRGKPFGIDSKRKPSKHKVKANRTSAFVPPLKGEGQGERLTVAQQLCELLGYLPLGIELVGRYLEQERNLSLEKMRSRLERASKNQLHLQQQHLNHESIIQPEANTDNNLTAQLSITAAFELSWKRLAQEAQELGCLLSIFASAPISWTQVESVYGQLYLPGALLGQLLNISPDNSQANIENLITTLLANLKVFRSQLIQLNLLQHRGEETYQLHPLIRELFQEKLESLEQSRNLKETFCQVMIAVAKQIPDSPSRDLIGAVTSAVPHITEAATTLQEFLSHEDLIQSLEGLAWFYQSQGFYDLATPWWEQCVWLTQNYLGSDHPDLVTNLHNLAWSYYAQERYTEAEPLSVQALDICEQKLGAEHPLTVATRKNLETLYLVLKK, from the coding sequence ATGAGCCAGAATAGCCAAAACATATCGCCATCAGCCGTTAGTAGCCCCGCATTACCCTACTTTTACGATACTATTCCCCAAAGTGGAATCAGCCAATTTGTCGGGCGCGACAAGGAACTCGAAACCCTACACCAACTATTACAGGAACACGACCAAGTTGCAGTCACGGGTATCAGTGGCATCGGCAAAACCGAATTAGCCATTCACTACGCCAAGGCTAATTTAAACCATTACACAGGCGGTATCTGCTGGTTATTTGCCCGTTCCGATTTAGGAGTGCAGATTGTAGAATTTTCGCTGTTGCATTTCCCAAATTTCACCATCCCCGATAAACTAACTCCCACTACTCAAGTTCAGTATTGCTGGCAGTACTGGCAATCTCTACTTGTCTCTCCTTCCCAACAGGGGAATGGGGAGGTTCTCATCATTATTGATAATCTCACTGACTATTCCCAGATACAGTCCTACCTACCACTATCCTCATCTGGTTTTAAGGTACTAATTACCACAAGGCTGCAACTCAAACAGCCAGTACAGATGCTATCTTTAGACGTTCTATCACCACCCGCCGCCTGGGAATTATTAGCATCGCACATCGGCAAATATCGGGTGAAAGATACCAGGGGCAAGCCTTTTGGAATTGACTCTAAACGAAAACCAAGCAAACACAAGGTTAAGGCGAATCGAACTTCCGCATTTGTCCCCCCTCTTAAAGGAGAGGGACAGGGGGAGAGGTTAACGGTAGCCCAACAGCTATGTGAATTGCTGGGTTATTTACCGTTAGGGATAGAGTTAGTAGGGCGGTATCTAGAACAAGAGCGGAATTTATCTTTAGAAAAGATGCGATCGCGCCTTGAACGTGCCTCCAAGAACCAATTACACTTGCAGCAACAGCACCTTAATCACGAGTCTATCATCCAGCCTGAAGCTAACACCGATAATAATTTAACAGCTCAATTGAGTATAACGGCAGCCTTTGAATTAAGTTGGAAACGTTTAGCTCAAGAGGCGCAAGAATTAGGCTGTTTGCTTAGTATATTTGCCTCAGCTCCTATTTCTTGGACACAAGTAGAAAGTGTATACGGTCAGCTATACCTACCAGGGGCTTTATTAGGACAATTACTGAATATCTCACCCGATAATTCACAAGCCAATATTGAAAATCTGATAACAACGCTGCTAGCCAACCTCAAAGTATTTAGAAGTCAATTAATACAGCTAAATCTATTGCAACATAGGGGAGAAGAAACGTATCAACTGCATCCACTGATTCGTGAGTTGTTTCAAGAAAAACTGGAAAGCTTAGAGCAATCCAGGAACTTAAAAGAAACATTTTGTCAAGTAATGATTGCTGTAGCCAAGCAAATTCCTGACTCACCCAGCCGCGATTTAATTGGGGCTGTGACTTCTGCCGTCCCCCACATAACAGAAGCCGCTACAACACTACAAGAATTTTTGAGCCATGAGGATTTAATCCAATCCCTAGAAGGCTTGGCCTGGTTTTATCAAAGCCAAGGGTTCTATGACTTAGCCACCCCTTGGTGGGAGCAATGCGTCTGGCTCACGCAAAACTACCTTGGCTCAGATCATCCTGATTTGGTTACCAATTTACACAATTTGGCATGGAGTTACTATGCTCAGGAGCGCTACACCGAAGCCGAACCCTTATCTGTGCAAGCCTTGGACATTTGTGAGCAAAAGTTAGGGGCAGAGCATCCCCTCACAGTGGCAACCCGTAAAAACCTGGAAACTCTGTACCTGGTTCTCAAAAAATGA
- a CDS encoding SRPBCC family protein — MERIEIAETVPLPVAAVWEAHEDVQLLERIAPPLLSVRLKESNIVCGLGTHLPLRLELFGLGLDWRVQITHWDPPVCFKDEQVTGPFRVWEHTHQFMAITAESTRIVDAVKFELNPLLDSTVIRWSLEAMIKMRMQNLKQVLSSHITQ; from the coding sequence TTGGAACGAATTGAGATCGCCGAAACTGTCCCCCTTCCGGTGGCAGCGGTTTGGGAAGCGCACGAGGATGTACAGCTTCTAGAACGCATCGCTCCACCTCTCCTCTCAGTTCGGCTCAAAGAATCTAATATTGTTTGTGGTTTAGGTACTCACTTGCCCCTGAGGTTGGAACTTTTCGGTTTAGGACTGGACTGGCGAGTTCAAATCACCCATTGGGACCCACCGGTCTGTTTTAAAGACGAACAGGTCACTGGCCCTTTCCGTGTCTGGGAACATACCCATCAGTTCATGGCGATTACGGCTGAATCAACCCGCATTGTGGATGCTGTCAAGTTTGAGCTGAATCCTTTGCTCGATAGTACAGTAATTCGCTGGAGTTTAGAGGCAATGATTAAAATGCGGATGCAGAATCTCAAACAAGTACTCAGTAGCCACATTACTCAGTAA
- the dapB gene encoding 4-hydroxy-tetrahydrodipicolinate reductase translates to MSNQSPIPVVVNGACGKMGREVIKAVAQAEDMTLIGAIERNPQYIGQDIGEVIGCGPLEIPVLNDLQANLVLATQEKVQGVMVDFTHPDSVYENVRSALAYGVRPVVGTTGLSPEQIQDLADFAEKASTGCLLIPNFSIGMVLLQQAAVQASKYFDHVEIIELHHNQKADAPSGTAIQTAQLLAELGKTFNPAIVKETEKLTGARGSVAEENIRIHSIRLPGLLAHQEVIFGAPGQIYTLRHDTSDRSCYMPGVLLAIRKVTQLKSLVYGLEKIL, encoded by the coding sequence ATGTCGAATCAATCTCCTATCCCAGTCGTTGTCAACGGAGCTTGTGGCAAAATGGGCCGCGAGGTCATTAAGGCGGTTGCTCAAGCCGAGGATATGACCTTAATCGGTGCAATCGAGCGCAACCCCCAATACATCGGTCAAGATATTGGTGAAGTGATCGGATGCGGCCCTCTGGAAATTCCGGTACTCAACGATCTACAAGCGAATTTAGTGCTGGCTACCCAGGAAAAAGTACAGGGTGTCATGGTTGATTTTACTCACCCTGATAGCGTTTATGAGAATGTTCGGTCTGCGCTCGCCTACGGAGTTCGCCCCGTCGTTGGCACTACCGGTTTGTCTCCAGAACAAATTCAAGACCTTGCTGATTTTGCGGAAAAAGCCAGCACTGGCTGCTTACTGATTCCCAATTTCTCCATTGGCATGGTCTTACTTCAACAAGCTGCTGTTCAAGCCTCCAAATACTTCGACCACGTCGAAATTATCGAACTCCATCACAACCAAAAAGCCGATGCCCCTAGCGGTACCGCTATTCAAACTGCCCAACTACTAGCCGAATTAGGAAAAACATTTAATCCAGCTATTGTTAAAGAAACGGAAAAATTAACGGGTGCTAGAGGAAGTGTAGCCGAAGAAAATATTCGGATTCACAGTATCCGCCTTCCCGGATTACTGGCTCACCAAGAAGTAATTTTTGGTGCACCCGGTCAAATCTACACCCTGCGTCACGATACCTCAGACCGCTCTTGTTACATGCCCGGAGTGCTTCT